In the genome of Stomoxys calcitrans chromosome 4, idStoCalc2.1, whole genome shotgun sequence, the window CCAGCATTGGCtaaattcttttttgtttttgtaattttagtTCTAATAATCTTTTTCAAACGGTTTCGTACTTCTTCGTAATTTTCAGCAGCAGCATCTTCCGATTTGTTATAAATAAAGAAGGAGGCACCATCTGCAATAAATGATGTCATGAAATGTAAATTTCTTATTTACCATACATTCAACCTACCTTTGAGGCGTTGATCATTTTTGGGTATGAAAAATGATTCAACagctatttttaatttatttttggttttctttgatGCTgcaatttcattggaatttccTACGGAATTTTCTTGTTCCTCTTCGTGTGCCTCTGCCTCTGACTCAGAAGTCGAGTCATATGTAAACGGATTGGAATGCAATGCCTTTTCTAATTTGTTGCCTACCAAAATCTTCTCATTGCCCAGTTTTTTAAGTTGTTCATCACGCTCTTCTAGTTGATCATTTTTGCCAAACATACTCAATAAGCTGAAACCTTCACCTCTTGAACGCAGAGATTCTTGCAGGGTATCGGTGACCACATAGAAAACCTCTTTTGAAACTTCAGTAGCAATAGGGGTTTCATTATCTTGACTGTCGGTGGTCGTTTCTTTAACCTTTTTGTTggatttcttttgtttgttttgctcttCCTTAGAACGTTCAAATTTCTGATGTTCCTCTTTTGAGGGGTCATAACGtaacattttcttatttttatgtattttgtCTGAACTTTTCAAAGTATCTAATTTAGTGCCCACTACTTGTTCCAATATATTCATTTGCCATTGTCTCTCATCAGTTTCTTGGtcattttttccttttatttgattGTCATGCTGACCCTCTTCCTCCTCATCTTCCTCATCGTCGTCTTCTACAAACTTGGCATCAATACGAAAACGAGGATCTAAACTTTGTTTTGCTTGCATTTGTACAAGTTTATCGCCTTTCCTGCCCACAGGCAAGtctttgaattgaatattgtcATTGTCCCCATCCTCATCTTCAGAGccaaaaatattggtctggGACTTCTTTGTGTGGGCTTGCTGTTGTAACGGCTCTTCTGGATCACTTTCTGCATcactaaatttgatttttttcgatttcttgTTTGAATCCTACAATGAAcatggaaattttacacatcttTTCTCCATAAGCATTATCATCATACCATTCCCTGCAAGGCCTCTTGTATAGCTGTTTTCTGCTGCTGATATTGGTTCTTCATTTTATTTAGAGACTCCTTACGCTTTTGATCGGCACTCATCGATTTGTCATCCAGCTGGCTCTTAGtcttcttttttatttcaatgacATGAATGGGCTGCACATCTTGACTTTGTATGACTATTTTACCATTGTGCAAGGAATTGGCTGCACGTTTTTTGGTAATCATCAATTCAGCAGCCACTTCATCTTCATCTAGGTCGGCATCGATATCAAAGGTTCTACGCTTATTCTGTTTAGGGACTCTCAATAACTCTGATTCTTCGCCTTCAGGCTTTCTCACCAATGTCTGTGATCCATCGCTTGCCGCCTTGGCCTCTTCGCGTTCCCGTTTCAGACGCTCCAAAAAGGATTCTTTAGCCAGTGATACCTTGATTTGCTGGCCATTAATCTTTTGCCAATTAAGATCCCTTAAACCTTTTCAATGGGTAAAAAAATCACATTAAAGAATCTATTCTTTAAATAATTTTACTTACAATAATTGGCATCGTCGGCTCCAATGTTTAGTGTTACAAAGGCTATGACCTTCACATCATTTGGATCAACTAGATTATCTTTAGTCTTCAACTCAATATTTCTAATTTCTCCATAATCCTGAAAAAGATTGCGCAAATCTCTATCTTTGGTATTGGCCGGTAGGTTAGCCACGAAAAATCTTGATGTTTCCATTTATTAAATAGATTTGGTGTTTAATTTATCCCACCAAATATATTCTTGTAATTTTGTCCACGTTTTTTCAATttctgttttgatttttattttctacatCATTCCCATGGGAGTGATAACATTGAATTCTGACAAAATCAGCTGTTTAGACGGCGAAGACAGCACCGAAAATCAAACTAATTAAATGGGACCAAGACACGGACTGTTTCATTTTTGGACAACCCATGCATTCCCAGGATtaactgaataaggttaagccaatcAATCAGacgacatacatttttttttttcagttcttggcattgaggatgtcaataTGTTCTCTTTCTCCTATCCACcatatgttttcgcaagtgaccttaTACCGTGTTCTCACTAAAgcccaaatccacttgatttgagataatctaCAAAACCCATTTCCACTAAGATTAATGCGGTTTTTATTAGTCAACAGTGACGTTTGTGACAGCGTTTTTATTGTGAAAAGCAAAAATCCTTATAATAACCGGTATTTAAtgcaaacgcagtgttgcattt includes:
- the LOC106087896 gene encoding probable RNA-binding protein CG14230, coding for METSRFFVANLPANTKDRDLRNLFQDYGEIRNIELKTKDNLVDPNDVKVIAFVTLNIGADDANYCLRDLNWQKINGQQIKVSLAKESFLERLKREREEAKAASDGSQTLVRKPEGEESELLRVPKQNKRRTFDIDADLDEDEVAAELMITKKRAANSLHNGKIVIQSQDVQPIHVIEIKKKTKSQLDDKSMSADQKRKESLNKMKNQYQQQKTAIQEALQGMDSNKKSKKIKFSDAESDPEEPLQQQAHTKKSQTNIFGSEDEDGDNDNIQFKDLPVGRKGDKLVQMQAKQSLDPRFRIDAKFVEDDDEEDEEEEGQHDNQIKGKNDQETDERQWQMNILEQVVGTKLDTLKSSDKIHKNKKMLRYDPSKEEHQKFERSKEEQNKQKKSNKKVKETTTDSQDNETPIATEVSKEVFYVVTDTLQESLRSRGEGFSLLSMFGKNDQLEERDEQLKKLGNEKILVGNKLEKALHSNPFTYDSTSESEAEAHEEEQENSVGNSNEIAASKKTKNKLKIAVESFFIPKNDQRLKDGASFFIYNKSEDAAAENYEEVRNRLKKIIRTKITKTKKNLANAGYKIKRKGTAMKGR